The genomic interval agggagtatatcttaTAGATAtacaatatatgtatatatcaatACAATTAATAACTTCTATGCAAGCATTTAATGTATGAGATAGTGTTATATCTTACAGGTAtgcaatatatgtatatatcaatgcaattaataatttcTACACAAGCATTTAATGTATAAGATATTGTTATATCTTACAGATATACAATATAATGTATCAGATGTAATATCTTATAGATAtgcaatatatgtatatatcgaCGCAATTAATAACTTCTACGCAAGCATTTAATGTATAAGATATTGTTATATCTTACAAATATGCAATATAATGTATGAGATGTTATATCTTACAGATAtgcaatatatgtatatatcgaCGCAATTAATAACTTCTACGCAAGCATCTAATGTATAAGATACTGTTATATCTAACAGATATGCAATATAATATATGAGATGTTATTGTATGTTACATATATgcaatatatgtgtatatatcaATGCAATTAATGACCTATAGATAGTAGCATTCAATTTCCACTATAGACCTCCCCTATTTAAAACCCAAGCATCCTAATCAAACCACTCACCACCACTATCAACACAACTCTTGCATCACCATCTTGAGAGAAACCAGGGAGATACACACAAGCAATAGCCATGGCGAGACAACAACTCCTAGGTTTGTTCTTGGTCCTCGCCATTATGGTGGCGGTCGTGTGGGGCGACCCTAGCGGCGGCTGCGACCAAGACCGGCAGGACATGATCCGGGAGTGCAAGAAGTACGAGGGGTGGCCGGCGGAGCCCAAAATCGAGCCGTCAAAGGCATGCTGCGCCGTGTGGCAAAGGGCCAACATCCCCTGCCTGTGCGCCGGCGTCaccaaggagaaggagaaggtgtGGTGCATGGAGAAGGTCGTCTATGTCGCCAAGTTCTGCAAGAAGCCGTTCCAGCCTGGCTACCAGTGCGGAAGTAAGTGAAACATATCTGTAGATTTTATCCTATTATTTCTACTTGTATATATGTCCATGTATTGGACTATATGCCTGATATTGTTTTTGTATGGTTTTGCAGGCTACACTGTTCCATCGAGCCTAGGGCAATAAATAGTACGTTGTtactgatttttatttttccttgtGACAGAAGAAGTACTTCTGGGATTAGTTTTCATGTCTCGTGACATGCACAATGTATAACTTCTGTGATTTGTGTGGACTGCAAAAGTGGGAAAAACTGAGAATTAATAAAAACAGAAACTTCTTCTAATTATATTATCTAGTTCGTGTATTTACTTTCACTTGTAAAGTATAGTAGCAGGCCCCGGTCCAGTAATTTATCCACCATGCGATTTTGCTGCCAACATATTCTACTGATGATTAACTAAACCATCTTAAGAATAATCCAAGTCAGTTATTCGAGAGGCATTGTTTGGCTTTAATCCATCGCTATTAGGGAGACATATGGTTCAATCATATGAATATATGCAGcggtgtacatatatatatctttacTTATACAACTACTAGCCATTAGCCACAATAGGCTACGTACTCAGCACTTGGTACCACGCCCAAATCAACCAAATGAGCAGGCCTCAATTAAACCAACGTTAAGCAACACATCCCAATTCCCCGAAAACCTGGGTCGAGCAAACATTGTCAGGCCGCGCCATCTGGTGGTCAACAAATTAACCAACACACACATAAACACCGGTGATTGATTCTCGGTACAATGACACCAAAgatatattatctaaaaaaaatgacaccAAAGATATATATTACATCCTTCgtcttatattataagtcgtttgaattttttcttagtcaaatttctttaagtGTAATCGAGTATATAAAAGATTAtactaatattttcaatacaaaacaaacatattatcaaaaaatattttcaatgttAAATGTAATGAAGCTAATAttgtgttgtagatgttgctactttttttataaacttgatcaaacataaagaactttgactaagaaaaaagtcaaacgccttataatataaaatggagggagtacaattaaTCATTACTCATATTAACAACATTTAGCTATAACCAAATTACTCATCACATACACAATCTTATGGATCTCTGTGGTGAGAACGGACAAcatgggaggggagagggatgaTGATATATAAGTGATCGACCAAGGTATTGTTGTGTATGCTATGTATTTACTATTTCCAGAATACATCTGGATCGACCTCATCTGGATGTTGACGTCATTAAAATGAAATGTGATACTGCCATAGAAAATTTGTTTAATAAAATGGTCACAGATGGAGATTTCAAGTGAAACCGCGTTTATATTATAACAAAATAACGTTATTTAAGCTCATGTAGAACATCTCATTACATATGTATGTTTACTGAATAAGTACTTCTACGGTGGTCTATACTGATATAATTCTACAACCAGTATTATAATTAGTATAAATAATCTAAGTCATTGATTTATGAGTTTACTACCAACAGTAAAAAGGTAATCTACTCCTATTACATGAGGTGGTAGTTTAAATAGATATAATTCATTTGATAAGAAAATATGAGAGTTCTAGATTAATTCTACTATAGTAGGGACCACTGTCTTACCATTTCCCTAAATTGCCTATGATATGCCTTTGATGGTTGGGCAAACCATTTTGTTGTTGTGACTACTGTGATGAACTATATCATCCCACACAAACATCATTGATGGTTTTCTGAAAGCTAGCCTCATCATTGTAGCGCAACCTTTGAGTGAGGATATAAGAGTAACTATATGGTGGAAACACTAACTTAGATGAAAACCGGTGTAAACTCCAAACGAAAAATCATCTAAATTCACTAAAAGATGCCTAAAGGTAGACAAGAATATATTACACGACAAATGTAAATATCTTATCCAAACTCGCTTTTGTCTGtgagatataaaaataaaaaaatttgaaaaacgaAGCTAAATTTGGACATGGATTTTTTACATGGTTGTGTAACATTAACTTACCTAcatgtataatttattttgtgaattTAGACGAAATTTCCATTAGGGCTTACACATATTTTCAGCAAAGTTGAGTTTTCACTATATATTTACCCACTGTATACCTCTGTCATGAAAGCATGTGATTTACAACAAAAGGTTATTCAacacttttaaaatattttgattgcggtttcttttaaaaatttgaaaagagGAGAGATACAGATTGAGACGCAaatcatattttataaatttatcttaaaaaattatCTGAAAATAATATGTTACAATGTTCACGGTCCAATAAGAATTTCTTTTTTATGCATAGAAGTATACGCATGTTTATATAAGTGTTTGCATATGTACTAtgttttaataataataataataataataataataataataataaatgttTTCGTAAGCTTGAAAGAAGGCATTTGGGTGCTATGCATGCCGGCCGGCCCGTACGTACCTGCACAATATATTATGCCAACTACTCACATCAAGGGTCAAAGTGGTGAGTTGTATTCAAACAAGCGGTAATCCCACGCGCATTGTTCGCTCCCCTGCCTGCCTCCCAACATGCGCTCCAAAACCTTAAACAAATTCGCACTCCAGAAGATAACCAGCGCACGCTGATCTCGTCGTCTTCCTTGCATTGGCGCCGCTCAACTCATCTCCATCTATAAATACGCACACACAATAACACCATCTCACCCATCGGTCGAGTCTCTCGCAGCTTTAATCTCCTTCAAAGCCAATTCAATTAATCAGCTCGATCATATCACATTACTGAGAGAGggtgcaagctagctagcaacaaGCTGCCATGGCTAATAAGCTCGCTGCTCTGCTCGTCTCCTTCGCGATGCtcatggcggcggccgccggcttcTACACCCCGCCAAGCCCTTCCACGTGCGGACTCAAGGTCGGTTACTACCACGACAAGTGCCCGCACGCCGAGGCCATCGTCAGgggcgccgtcggcgccgccatcctccGCGACCCAGGCGTCGGTGCCGGCCTCATCCGCATgctcttccacgactgcttcgtcgagGTAAAAtcatactccatctgtttctaaatatttgacgcaattgactttttaacacatatttgatcattcgtctcaTTAGAAACtgttgtgaaatatataaaactacatatatatatataagtatatttaacaacgaATCAAATTGCAGGAAacgaattaataattacttaaatttttaagACAAacagttaaacatatttaaaaaattcaacggccttaaatatttagaaactagaaagggagggagtatatataatgGTGTCACGTTACGTATGCCAAGTGTGGCCAGTCACATGTCGGAATGTTACTGTCATGGCTGCATTGACACGGTCTTATGACTTGAGTTGACGACATGAACGCGTGCAGGGATGTGATGCGTCCGTGCTGCTCGACCCGACGCCGGCCAACCCGCAGCCGGAGAAGCTCGCCCCGCCCAACAACCCCAGCCTCCGCGGCTTCGAGGTCATCGACGCCGCCAAAACCGCCGTCGAGGCGGCATGCCCGGgcgtcgtctcctgcgccgacatcgtcgCCTTCGCCGCGCGCGACGCCTCCTTCTTCCTCAGCAACAGCAGGGTGTCGTTCGACATGCCGTCGGGCCGCCTCGACGGGCGCTACTCCAACGCGTCGCGCACCCTCgacttcctcccgccgcccaaGTTCAACCTCGGTCAGCTCGTCGCCAACTTCGCCGCCAAGGGGCTCAGCGTCGAGGACATGGTGGTGCTCGCCGGCTCCCACACCGTCGGCCGCTCGCACTGCTCGTCCTTCGTCCCCGACCGCCTCGCCGTGCCCTCCGACATCGACCCGTCGTTCGCCGCCACGCTGAGGGATCAATGCCCGGCGAGCCCGAGCTCAGGCAACGATCCCACGGTGGTGCAGGACGTCGAGACGCCGAACAAGCTGGACAACCAGTACTACAAGAACGTGCTCGCTCACAAGGCGCTCTTCACCTCCGACGCGTCGCTCCTGACGTCGCCGGCCACGATGAAGATGGTGCTGGACAATGCCAACATCCCCGGGTGGTGGGAGGACAGGTTCCAGAAGGCAATGGTGAAGTTGGCCGCCGTCGAGGTGAAGACCAGCGGCAATGGCGAGGTCAGGAGGAACTGCCGGGCTGTGAATTACTAGTTGAGAGCCTCAGACAATCATGAGCGTCCAAAGCGTTCACCATTCCAAGCCTATCTTTGCTCTGTTAACAGCTGATATGCTGATGCATCTTGTTTGTTTCATTCCTTCATTATTATTGATTTTCATGTATTGAGTCTGTTGTATGAGTGTAGTGTGTTTCAACATGAAAGTTAATAAAGTAACCATTTGGGAAGTTACATTTACAACTCCATGTTTGCTTGCAGGAGGGTGAGattaccgaaatttcagaatttttgaaCCGAAATTGCAATCTCTGGTCTCAATTTccttattattatttaattaaccCCTCTAGTATTTAGAGAGGATTTTTTTCACACCTATTATGGTATGTAATTATTTTCCCTCAATCCCCTCTGATGACTCTCTTTTGGGAATTAATCAAAGAATGTCTGGGTTGAACTTGCACAACCAGGTAAGCAGACTGGGGAACCTGAGCTAAAAGATGAGCCTTGGAATCCTTAGGACCCAATAGCAGTGAAAGGAAGGAATCAAGGTACACCAACAGTAGCAAAGTTCCCAACCACACCAACGAGCTGCCAATAGAAGTGCTTTCTGATACTTAGTTATTTTGATCGGCAATTTCATTGCGCTATCTTGACCCAAAATTAAATCTTTTTACTGTGGGTACTGGGTAGATGAACTATTGTATAATAGGTGGTAGAGTGGAGATATTAGCTGTGTTTTGGTTGCAACAAAATTGTGAAGAATGTTCAGTATTATGTTTTTATTCCTGTTTTAGCAACTTTGGCTCATCTAATAAGGTAGTAAATTAAGTGATAAAATTATGCCAACTTCCATAGAGCTATTAATATgtcctagtattttttttatatttttccttgAGCTTTTTAGTGCTAAGCATAGTTGTATGAATTCACAAATTCAATTTTATGAATGAaatcatgcatgtatgcaaGAAAATCCAAATACAAGCCAAAAACAATTCTAGCATAGAATATCAAACACCTAGTACTTCTCACTACATCATTTGTATAACTTTCCATTACGTCATTCATATAACTTTGTTCCTAGTTTATCATACGAAAATTGAATTTAATGTGTATTTGAAATTTACTTAACAACGTGATCTATCTGTCTAAAAAATTTTATTATAGGATCATGTGGCTAGTTTACGTAGTCTATAAAGTTTCGACATATTTATAAGGGACAATTGATCATTTGACCCTATTCTAAAGCTTAACTATCAATTCAACCTACTATTTTAAGTTTGCTTGTTTGACCttgtgttgatgcgaaaaacagacactggcctgagagatctgcttaactccagtgcaggtccaaaggttggtgagatgcaggcgtgccagtcagtttgatcctgcaactgacaagatatgtaaacagtagatcaaacagccgatcggctgacaagccgatgtagtagttccagccgatgccaaTGCCAGCCGATAgcaatagggttttgagctatcggctatatgtccaatgtatataatgatataaacgcaatcggctgatgataatataatatagcaatataatccagtataaaccaattggctaacaatatgatagaataagcactgatccgaaggttaaagcatacatcggctgaaggtctgatgtcataaaatccaaacgattagataaatcaatgaaacctttgtcgtaatcggctaaatccaatacgtatgcaatccttgtaagccgatgcaacgtccagataactcatcggctgaaacctcgATGAagcttattggcaatcaagaagcaggctagagattatggttctaagcacgacttagtagatcaaacttaactgatacagcactaagtatgaaaagaagcataatatctagacaatcaaaccgttgactgagttttcagggtggtagatgtctaagctaatctaatctagcaacacgatttagccgataccggtggaaaccctaaaacgagaagtagctgatagagctaaattgatatgctaagactagattaacagagacatatgataaataggtaggcaaatatacagtccaaaccagagcaatccaagaggtcgaatgtcctgatgcagccttgaacgacgccaacgtaaacgatacaattgtctgggccggcggaacgtaggacttacctcttcaccggagatcgaaagccgacgcagccccgcgtcaggtgccaaattctgccggatgataaataaaaacctcagtaaagagggtggcgatgcaccgagagtagttgtattgatcgatatattgatagattacaatgaccccgggtgtacatatttatacccatagggagatactagtccttatcggacaagaaagaaactaaagataaaaggaaaagataaagtccttattataggacactaaacacactttcctaaagataaaaggaaactaacaaactattcctaattaataggtaacttgccatgccgcattctctttgaactcggtctcttctggataagcatcctttagtagatcaatttccttaaccgaa from Oryza glaberrima chromosome 3, OglaRS2, whole genome shotgun sequence carries:
- the LOC127768578 gene encoding uncharacterized protein LOC127768578, with protein sequence MARQQLLGLFLVLAIMVAVVWGDPSGGCDQDRQDMIRECKKYEGWPAEPKIEPSKACCAVWQRANIPCLCAGVTKEKEKVWCMEKVVYVAKFCKKPFQPGYQCGSYTVPSSLGQ
- the LOC127765683 gene encoding peroxidase 2-like, whose amino-acid sequence is MANKLAALLVSFAMLMAAAAGFYTPPSPSTCGLKVGYYHDKCPHAEAIVRGAVGAAILRDPGVGAGLIRMLFHDCFVEGCDASVLLDPTPANPQPEKLAPPNNPSLRGFEVIDAAKTAVEAACPGVVSCADIVAFAARDASFFLSNSRVSFDMPSGRLDGRYSNASRTLDFLPPPKFNLGQLVANFAAKGLSVEDMVVLAGSHTVGRSHCSSFVPDRLAVPSDIDPSFAATLRDQCPASPSSGNDPTVVQDVETPNKLDNQYYKNVLAHKALFTSDASLLTSPATMKMVLDNANIPGWWEDRFQKAMVKLAAVEVKTSGNGEVRRNCRAVNY